The following are encoded together in the Micromonospora lupini genome:
- the hemB gene encoding porphobilinogen synthase, whose protein sequence is MSHPEIRPRRLRRTPAIRRLVSETRVDPAELVVPMFVKEGLTEPRAIGSLPGVLQHSRDSLRKAATEAVQAGVGGIMLFGVPERRDPTGSGGIDPNGILNVAIRDVVSEVGDSTVVMSDLCLDEFTSHGHCGVLTPDGAVDNDATLAAYAEMAVAQAAAGVHMVGPSGMMDGQVGVVRRALDAVGHQDVAVLAYAVKYASAFYGPFREAVESALEGDRRTYQQDPANLRESLREVELDVAEGADLVMVKPALPYLDVVSAVRAAVDVPVAAYQVSGEYATVEAAAANGWIDRERVMLETLTSIKRAGAQIILTYWAVEAAGLLRQRY, encoded by the coding sequence ATGTCGCACCCCGAGATCCGGCCCCGCCGCCTGCGCCGCACCCCGGCGATCCGCCGGCTGGTGTCCGAGACCCGGGTCGACCCGGCCGAGCTGGTCGTGCCGATGTTCGTCAAGGAGGGGCTTACCGAGCCTCGGGCCATCGGGTCGCTCCCGGGGGTGCTTCAGCACTCCCGGGACTCCCTGCGCAAGGCGGCCACCGAGGCGGTCCAGGCCGGCGTGGGCGGGATCATGCTCTTCGGGGTGCCCGAGCGGCGTGACCCGACCGGGTCCGGCGGCATCGACCCGAACGGCATCCTGAACGTCGCCATCCGCGACGTGGTGTCCGAGGTGGGCGACAGCACTGTCGTGATGAGCGACCTGTGCCTGGACGAGTTCACCTCGCACGGGCACTGTGGCGTGCTCACCCCCGACGGTGCGGTGGACAACGACGCCACCCTGGCCGCGTACGCCGAGATGGCGGTGGCCCAGGCTGCCGCCGGGGTCCACATGGTCGGGCCGTCCGGGATGATGGACGGCCAGGTCGGTGTGGTCCGCCGGGCGCTCGACGCCGTCGGCCACCAGGACGTGGCGGTGCTGGCGTACGCGGTGAAGTACGCCTCCGCCTTCTACGGGCCGTTCCGCGAGGCGGTGGAGTCGGCGCTGGAGGGCGACCGGCGCACCTACCAGCAGGATCCGGCCAACCTGCGGGAGTCGCTGCGCGAGGTCGAGCTCGACGTCGCCGAGGGCGCCGACCTGGTGATGGTCAAGCCGGCGCTGCCCTACCTCGACGTGGTGTCGGCGGTGCGGGCCGCGGTGGACGTCCCGGTCGCCGCCTATCAGGTCTCCGGGGAGTACGCCACCGTCGAGGCGGCCGCCGCGAACGGCTGGATCGACCGGGAGCGGGTCATGCTGGAGACGCTCACCTCGATCAAGCGGGCCGGCGCACAGATCATCCTCACCTACTGGGCGGTCGAGGCCGCCGGTCTGCTCCGCCAGCGCTACTGA
- a CDS encoding uroporphyrinogen-III synthase has product MTRTRKPVGRIAFVGAGPGDPGLLTRRAHDALVDADQVIYDRGVPESLLSVVRAEARDDAEFTPAEGAPGDVAKVLISAARSGLNAVHLVAGDPFGHDSVVKEVQAVARTAAHFEVVPGVGQAEGVATYAGVPLPGVRTAADVEDVGTLDFEALAAAVGRGSLALAVDAGDLAAVRDGLLAAGVDGTTGVGVTGDGTGETQYTTTSTVDSFVAAALGFTGRVVLTVGAGVGQRDKMSWWENRPLYGWKVLVPRTKEQAGAMSARLRAYGAIPCEVPTIAVEPPRTPAQMERAVKGLVDGRYAWVIFTSVNAVRAVWEKFAEHGLDARHFGGVKIACIGEATADAVRAFGIQPELIPAGEQSSEGLLAEFSPHDEILDPVGRVLLPRADIATETLAAGLTERGWEVDDVTAYRTVRAAPPPAEIRDAIKSGGFDAVLFTSSSTVRNLVGIAGKPHARTVVAVIGPKTAETATEFGLRVDVQPPHASVPDLVEALAAYAVELREKLAAMPAKQRRGSKVQGPTALRFR; this is encoded by the coding sequence ATGACCCGCACCCGTAAGCCCGTCGGCCGTATCGCGTTCGTCGGGGCGGGCCCCGGCGACCCGGGCCTGCTGACCCGCCGGGCGCACGACGCCCTGGTCGACGCCGACCAGGTGATCTACGACCGGGGAGTCCCGGAGTCGTTGCTCTCCGTCGTTCGCGCCGAGGCCAGAGACGACGCCGAGTTCACCCCGGCCGAAGGCGCGCCGGGGGACGTGGCGAAGGTGCTGATCTCCGCTGCCCGATCCGGGCTGAACGCGGTGCACCTGGTTGCCGGCGACCCGTTCGGCCACGACTCGGTGGTCAAGGAGGTGCAGGCGGTGGCCCGCACCGCCGCCCACTTCGAGGTGGTGCCCGGCGTCGGCCAGGCCGAGGGCGTCGCCACCTACGCGGGAGTCCCGCTGCCGGGTGTGCGTACCGCCGCCGACGTCGAGGACGTCGGCACGCTGGACTTCGAGGCGCTGGCCGCGGCCGTCGGCCGGGGTTCGCTCGCGCTCGCGGTGGACGCCGGTGACCTCGCCGCCGTCCGGGACGGCCTGCTGGCCGCCGGGGTCGACGGCACCACAGGTGTCGGGGTGACAGGCGACGGCACCGGCGAGACCCAGTACACGACCACGTCGACCGTGGACAGCTTTGTGGCCGCCGCACTCGGCTTCACCGGCCGGGTGGTGCTCACCGTCGGCGCGGGTGTGGGCCAGCGCGACAAGATGAGCTGGTGGGAGAACCGCCCGCTGTACGGCTGGAAGGTGCTGGTGCCCCGCACCAAGGAGCAGGCCGGCGCGATGAGCGCCCGGCTCCGGGCGTACGGGGCGATCCCGTGCGAGGTACCGACCATCGCCGTCGAGCCTCCGCGCACCCCGGCGCAGATGGAGCGGGCGGTCAAGGGCCTGGTCGACGGCCGGTACGCCTGGGTGATCTTCACCTCGGTGAACGCGGTCCGCGCGGTCTGGGAGAAGTTCGCCGAGCACGGTCTGGACGCCAGGCACTTCGGCGGCGTCAAGATCGCCTGCATTGGCGAGGCGACCGCGGACGCCGTCCGCGCGTTCGGCATTCAGCCGGAGCTGATCCCCGCCGGGGAGCAGTCCTCCGAGGGGCTGCTTGCCGAGTTCTCGCCGCACGACGAGATCCTCGACCCGGTCGGCCGGGTGCTGCTGCCGCGCGCCGACATCGCCACCGAGACGCTCGCCGCCGGGCTCACCGAGCGCGGCTGGGAGGTCGACGACGTGACCGCGTACCGGACGGTGCGGGCCGCGCCGCCGCCCGCCGAGATCCGGGACGCGATCAAGTCGGGCGGGTTCGACGCGGTCCTCTTCACGTCCTCTTCCACAGTGCGGAACCTGGTCGGCATCGCCGGGAAGCCGCACGCACGGACCGTTGTTGCCGTGATTGGGCCCAAGACGGCGGAGACCGCGACTGAGTTCGGCCTTCGGGTCGACGTCCAGCCACCGCACGCCTCGGTGCCCGACCTGGTGGAGGCGCTCGCCGCCTACGCCGTCGAGCTGCGCGAGAAGCTGGCCGCCATGCCGGCCAAGCAGCGCCGTGGCTCGAAGGTGCAGGGGCCGACCGCCCTCCGCTTCCGGTAG
- the hemC gene encoding hydroxymethylbilane synthase: MTAPLRLGTRGSTLAMAQSGQVAEALTAATGRPVELVEVVTAGDRSHAPVHRLGVGVFVSALRDALTARTIDFAVHSYKDLPTAGAPGLHIAAVPARQDPRDALIAQGGRTLAELPPGATVGTGALRRIAQLHALGLQLEVAPIRGNIDTRLARVLGPEADLDAVVLARAGLARIGRTDVITETLDPMLMLPAPAQGALAVECRADDQDLVELLGTLDHAPSRSTVTAERALLATLEAGCTAPVAAYAELAEGDAGDEIYLRGAVISPDGTRDLRLSRTGTPADAAEIGKALAAELLELGADSILGHEGHTGPGTQQFGSTE; this comes from the coding sequence ATGACCGCCCCCCTGCGCCTCGGCACCCGGGGCAGCACCCTGGCGATGGCCCAGTCCGGCCAGGTCGCCGAAGCGTTGACCGCCGCCACCGGCCGCCCGGTCGAGCTGGTCGAGGTGGTCACCGCCGGCGACCGCTCCCACGCGCCTGTGCACCGGCTCGGCGTCGGGGTGTTCGTCTCCGCGCTGCGTGACGCGCTCACCGCGCGGACGATCGACTTCGCCGTGCACTCGTACAAGGATCTGCCCACGGCCGGCGCCCCCGGGCTGCACATCGCGGCCGTGCCGGCCCGGCAGGACCCGCGCGACGCGCTGATCGCCCAGGGCGGGCGGACACTCGCCGAGCTGCCGCCCGGCGCCACAGTGGGCACCGGCGCGCTGCGCCGCATCGCCCAGTTGCACGCCCTCGGCCTGCAACTGGAGGTCGCCCCGATCCGCGGCAACATCGACACTCGCCTGGCGCGGGTGCTCGGCCCCGAGGCCGACCTCGACGCCGTCGTGCTGGCCCGGGCCGGGCTGGCCCGGATCGGTCGGACCGACGTGATCACCGAGACGCTCGACCCGATGCTCATGCTGCCCGCGCCCGCCCAGGGCGCGCTGGCCGTGGAGTGCCGGGCCGACGATCAGGACCTGGTCGAGCTGCTCGGGACGCTCGACCACGCACCGTCGCGCTCCACGGTCACCGCGGAGCGCGCGTTGCTGGCAACCCTGGAGGCCGGGTGCACCGCACCCGTCGCCGCCTATGCGGAACTCGCCGAAGGTGACGCCGGCGATGAGATCTACCTGCGCGGGGCGGTGATCAGCCCGGACGGCACTCGTGACCTTCGGCTGTCCCGCACCGGAACGCCCGCCGACGCGGCGGAGATCGGTAAGGCACTCGCCGCCGAACTCCTCGAACTCGGCGCCGACTCGATCCTCGGCCACGAAGGACACACCGGCCCGGGGACCCAGCAATTTGGGAGCACAGAATGA
- a CDS encoding glutamyl-tRNA reductase — MKLLVVGASYRTAPVATLEQLAVPPADLTRTLDRLVAQPYVSEAVLVSTCNRVEVYAAVSGFHGGLGDICAVLAEQAGSPPAALASHLYVHYDTAAVDHVFRVATGLDSMVVGEAQILGQLRDAYHWATGADSAGRLLHELMQQALRVGKRAHAETGIDRAGQSVVTAALELAAGHLDGDLAGHPALVIGAGAMGSLGVATLSRQGAGPLTVTNRGADRAVRLAESYGADAAPMTELAATLSTVDIVVAATASTEPVLTRAVVSAALAERGASRGPLVLLDLAVPRDVEEGVADLQGVEVIDIDRMAALLADGPAAADAAAVERIVLGEVEGFLTWLRGADVAPTVAALRGRADDVVTAELRRLAQRRPDLGDDLRAEVARTVHRVVQRLLHQPTVKVRQLAAEPGGDQYAALLRELFDLQVPQTSPVDTVPDVLSPDLGAALPGAEPVTGADTVEPTPPTGGVR, encoded by the coding sequence GTGAAACTGCTCGTCGTCGGCGCGTCCTACCGGACCGCCCCGGTCGCCACGCTGGAGCAGCTGGCCGTGCCCCCCGCCGACCTCACCCGCACCCTGGACCGCCTGGTCGCCCAGCCGTACGTGAGCGAGGCGGTGCTCGTCTCCACCTGCAACCGGGTGGAGGTCTACGCCGCCGTGTCCGGTTTTCACGGCGGGCTCGGCGACATCTGCGCCGTCCTGGCCGAGCAGGCCGGCAGCCCGCCGGCGGCGCTCGCCAGCCACCTGTACGTGCACTACGACACCGCCGCCGTGGACCACGTCTTCCGGGTCGCCACCGGCCTGGACTCGATGGTCGTGGGCGAGGCGCAGATCCTCGGCCAGCTGCGTGACGCGTACCACTGGGCCACCGGCGCCGACTCGGCCGGCCGCCTGCTGCACGAGCTGATGCAGCAGGCGCTGCGCGTCGGCAAGCGGGCCCACGCCGAGACCGGCATCGACCGGGCCGGCCAGAGCGTGGTCACCGCCGCGCTGGAGCTGGCCGCCGGGCACCTCGACGGCGACCTCGCCGGCCACCCGGCCCTGGTTATCGGGGCCGGCGCGATGGGGTCGCTCGGGGTGGCCACGCTGTCCCGGCAGGGTGCCGGCCCGCTCACGGTGACCAACCGGGGCGCCGACCGTGCCGTCCGGCTCGCCGAGTCGTACGGGGCGGACGCCGCGCCGATGACCGAGCTGGCCGCCACGCTCTCCACAGTGGACATCGTAGTGGCCGCCACCGCGTCCACCGAACCGGTCCTCACCCGGGCGGTGGTAAGCGCCGCGCTCGCCGAGCGGGGCGCCTCCCGGGGCCCGCTGGTGCTGCTCGACCTGGCCGTCCCCCGCGACGTCGAGGAGGGCGTCGCCGACCTGCAGGGCGTCGAGGTGATCGACATCGACCGGATGGCGGCGCTGCTCGCCGACGGTCCGGCCGCGGCCGACGCCGCCGCCGTCGAGCGGATCGTGCTCGGCGAGGTGGAGGGCTTCCTCACCTGGCTGCGCGGCGCCGACGTGGCGCCCACCGTGGCCGCGCTGCGCGGCCGCGCCGACGACGTCGTCACCGCCGAGCTGCGCCGCCTGGCCCAGCGCCGCCCCGACCTCGGCGACGACCTGCGGGCCGAGGTGGCCCGTACGGTGCACCGCGTGGTGCAGCGACTGCTGCACCAGCCCACCGTCAAGGTCCGCCAGCTCGCGGCCGAGCCCGGTGGCGACCAGTATGCGGCCCTGCTGCGCGAGCTGTTCGACCTTCAGGTGCCGCAGACCTCGCCGGTGGACACCGTCCCCGACGTGTTGAGCCCCGACCTCGGCGCGGCACTGCCCGGCGCCGAGCCGGTGACCGGAGCCGACACCGTCGAGCCGACCCCGCCCACCGGAGGAGTGCGATGA
- a CDS encoding redox-sensing transcriptional repressor Rex, giving the protein MSQHRQPGAPGRAGAVPALPDLPEATVARLPEYLRALHNLADAGHETVSSEGLSAAAGVNSAKLRKDLSHLGSYGTRGVGYDVALLIEQIEYVLGLTQRRAVALVGVGNLGHALAGYDGFAGRGFRIAALLDADPSRVGEEINGLVVRHIDELPAVTTEESIAIGVIATPAAAAQRVADQLVAVGVTSILNFAPCVLSVPEGVDVRKVDLAIELQILSFHEHRKASLTALPATGGSALTALPGGFAATDTQEAIGT; this is encoded by the coding sequence ATGAGTCAGCACCGTCAGCCAGGTGCGCCCGGCCGCGCCGGTGCCGTACCGGCGCTCCCGGATCTTCCCGAGGCGACAGTCGCTCGGCTCCCGGAATACCTGCGCGCGCTGCACAACCTCGCCGACGCCGGGCACGAGACGGTCTCCAGCGAGGGCCTCTCGGCCGCCGCGGGGGTCAACTCCGCCAAGCTCCGCAAGGACCTCTCCCACCTCGGCTCGTACGGCACCCGGGGCGTCGGCTACGACGTCGCGTTGCTGATCGAGCAGATCGAGTACGTGCTCGGGCTCACTCAGCGTCGCGCGGTCGCCCTGGTCGGCGTGGGTAATCTCGGTCACGCCCTGGCCGGCTACGACGGCTTCGCCGGCCGGGGCTTCCGGATCGCCGCACTGCTCGACGCCGATCCCTCCCGGGTCGGCGAGGAGATCAACGGCCTGGTTGTCAGGCATATCGACGAGCTGCCGGCGGTCACCACGGAGGAATCCATCGCGATCGGCGTGATCGCCACCCCGGCCGCGGCGGCCCAGCGGGTCGCCGATCAGCTGGTCGCGGTCGGCGTGACGAGCATCCTCAACTTCGCGCCGTGCGTACTCTCTGTTCCGGAGGGGGTCGACGTGCGCAAGGTCGACCTCGCCATCGAGCTGCAGATTCTGTCCTTCCACGAGCACCGCAAGGCGTCGCTGACCGCGCTGCCCGCCACCGGCGGGTCCGCTCTCACCGCTCTGCCCGGCGGGTTCGCGGCCACCGACACCCAGGAGGCGATCGGCACGTGA
- a CDS encoding sensor histidine kinase, with amino-acid sequence MTAVAASDHPTLAPSIPRQLFVDSGYVLVGLPLAVASFVVLVVGLVAGVGLVVTVIGLPILSGTLYAARGLADIERLRLPAVLRQPRIRPHYRLPEAGANAWRRIFLPMRDAQSWLDLAHGILRVIVALVTFALTLAWWIAAAAGSLYWVYDWALPHGKDDSDLAQLLGLGDSTTARIGVTTAIGVFFLITLPIVARGCALLQASFGKALLTGVAEMRDRITVLEEQKRAAVSAEASALRRLERDIHDGPQQRLVRLAMDLSRARIQLASDPEAAGRTIDEAVTQTRETLAELRALSRGIAPPILVDRGLPSALAALAGRGLIPIELQVDRQLGTPGGRLDPAVENTAYFVVAEALTNIAKHSRATEAVVAVARQETQLQVRVGDDGQGGAHLAKGHGLAGIADRVRAAGGELAVVSPTGGPTEIRAELPL; translated from the coding sequence ATGACCGCCGTTGCCGCCAGCGACCATCCGACGCTGGCACCGAGCATCCCCCGCCAGCTCTTCGTCGACTCCGGGTACGTGCTGGTCGGCCTCCCCCTGGCGGTGGCCAGCTTCGTCGTCCTCGTCGTGGGCCTCGTGGCCGGTGTCGGCCTGGTGGTCACCGTGATCGGCCTGCCGATCCTCAGCGGCACCCTGTACGCGGCCCGGGGGCTGGCCGACATCGAGCGACTGCGGCTGCCCGCCGTGCTGCGACAACCCCGGATCCGGCCGCACTACCGACTGCCCGAGGCTGGCGCGAACGCCTGGCGGCGGATCTTCCTGCCGATGCGCGACGCCCAGTCCTGGCTCGATCTTGCGCACGGCATCCTGCGGGTGATCGTGGCGCTTGTCACCTTCGCGCTGACGCTGGCCTGGTGGATCGCCGCGGCCGCCGGCTCCCTCTACTGGGTGTACGACTGGGCGCTGCCGCACGGCAAGGACGACAGCGACCTGGCCCAACTGCTCGGCCTGGGCGATTCCACCACGGCCCGGATCGGGGTGACCACCGCGATCGGGGTGTTCTTCCTGATCACGCTGCCGATCGTGGCCCGGGGCTGTGCGCTGCTCCAGGCCAGCTTCGGCAAGGCCCTGCTGACCGGGGTGGCCGAGATGCGGGACCGGATCACCGTGCTGGAGGAGCAGAAGCGGGCCGCCGTGTCCGCCGAGGCGTCCGCGCTGCGCCGGCTGGAACGCGACATCCACGACGGCCCCCAACAGCGCCTGGTCCGGCTCGCGATGGACCTCAGCCGGGCCCGGATTCAGCTCGCCTCCGACCCGGAGGCCGCCGGCCGGACCATCGACGAGGCGGTGACCCAGACCCGGGAGACGCTTGCCGAGCTGCGGGCGCTGTCCCGGGGCATCGCCCCACCGATCCTGGTCGACAGGGGTCTGCCCAGCGCCCTGGCCGCGCTCGCCGGCCGCGGGCTGATCCCCATCGAGCTTCAGGTGGACCGGCAGCTCGGCACGCCTGGCGGACGGCTCGACCCGGCGGTGGAGAACACGGCGTACTTCGTGGTGGCCGAGGCGCTCACCAACATCGCCAAGCACAGCCGGGCCACCGAGGCCGTGGTCGCCGTGGCCCGCCAGGAGACCCAGCTCCAGGTGCGGGTGGGCGACGACGGGCAGGGTGGCGCCCACCTCGCCAAGGGCCACGGGCTGGCCGGCATCGCCGACCGGGTCCGGGCGGCCGGCGGGGAGCTGGCAGTGGTGAGCCCGACCGGAGGGCCCACCGAGATCCGCGCGGAGCTACCGCTGTGA
- a CDS encoding response regulator transcription factor yields MRIVIADDAVLLREGLVRLLTESGHQVVAAVGDGDALVEAVVQHRPDVSIVDVRMPPSHTDEGLRAAVEARRLVPRTPILVLSQYVEVSYADDLLATTGGAGGGIGYLLKDRVAAIDEFLDALRRVAGGGTVLDPEVVGQLFARRRRDDPLSELTPREREVLALMAEGRSNTAIARALVVSDGAVEKHVRNIFTKLTLPPDTEQHRRVLAVLTYLRN; encoded by the coding sequence ATGCGCATCGTGATCGCGGACGACGCCGTCCTGCTCCGGGAGGGGCTGGTACGGCTGCTGACCGAGAGCGGGCACCAGGTGGTGGCCGCCGTCGGGGACGGTGACGCGCTCGTCGAGGCGGTGGTGCAGCACCGGCCGGACGTGTCGATCGTCGACGTCCGGATGCCGCCGTCGCACACCGACGAGGGGCTGCGGGCGGCGGTGGAGGCACGCCGGCTGGTGCCGCGTACGCCGATCCTGGTGCTCTCCCAGTACGTCGAGGTCTCGTACGCCGATGACCTGCTGGCGACCACCGGCGGCGCCGGCGGTGGCATCGGCTACCTGCTCAAGGACCGGGTGGCCGCGATCGACGAGTTCCTGGACGCGCTGCGCCGGGTGGCCGGCGGCGGCACGGTGCTCGACCCGGAGGTGGTCGGCCAGCTCTTCGCCCGCCGCCGCCGCGACGACCCGCTGAGCGAGCTGACCCCGCGCGAGCGGGAGGTGCTCGCCCTGATGGCCGAGGGCCGGTCGAACACGGCCATCGCCCGCGCCCTGGTGGTCAGCGACGGCGCGGTGGAGAAGCACGTGCGCAACATCTTCACCAAGCTCACGCTCCCGCCGGACACCGAGCAGCACCGGCGGGTGCTGGCGGTCCTCACCTACCTGCGGAACTGA
- a CDS encoding HAD family hydrolase: MTPAHPHLVWDWNGTLLNDLSLVVAATNAAFASVGGPTVTLDEHRTRFRRPIADYYAEVLGQAVDDDAFGRLDRIFHDAYRDGLTTCELAADARVAMAAWQGSQSLLSMWFHEELVPTVRTYGLTGHFTRVDGLRATVGGDRKAESLRRHLAELGVDGTSVVLIGDSIDDADAALAVGGRAVLYTGGFTDPARLRASGHPVADTLADAVALAAREVSSAGR, translated from the coding sequence ATGACCCCTGCGCACCCCCACCTGGTCTGGGACTGGAACGGCACCCTGCTCAACGACCTCAGCCTGGTGGTGGCCGCCACCAACGCCGCGTTCGCCAGCGTGGGCGGGCCGACTGTCACCCTCGACGAGCACCGGACGCGGTTCCGCCGGCCGATCGCCGACTACTACGCCGAGGTGCTCGGCCAGGCCGTCGACGACGACGCGTTCGGCCGCCTGGACCGGATCTTCCACGACGCGTACCGCGACGGCCTCACCACCTGCGAGCTGGCCGCCGACGCGCGTGTCGCGATGGCCGCCTGGCAGGGCAGCCAGAGTCTGCTCTCCATGTGGTTCCACGAGGAGCTGGTGCCCACCGTGCGCACCTACGGGCTGACCGGCCACTTCACACGCGTGGACGGGCTGCGGGCCACAGTCGGCGGTGACCGCAAGGCCGAGTCGCTCCGGCGGCACCTGGCCGAGCTGGGCGTGGACGGCACCTCGGTGGTGCTGATCGGCGACTCCATCGACGACGCGGACGCGGCACTCGCCGTGGGCGGCCGGGCGGTCCTCTACACCGGCGGGTTCACCGACCCGGCCCGGCTGCGCGCCTCCGGCCACCCGGTCGCCGACACCCTCGCCGACGCGGTGGCCCTGGCCGCCCGGGAGGTCAGTTCCGCAGGTAGGTGA
- a CDS encoding glutaredoxin family protein, whose product MASDARLALITRPGCHLCDDAKAALDRVVAVTGDKWVEWDVTGDEGLEREYGDRLPVVLLDGKEHGYWRVEEDRLLRDLTTPQL is encoded by the coding sequence ATGGCAAGTGACGCCCGACTCGCCCTGATCACCCGACCCGGCTGCCACCTGTGCGACGACGCCAAGGCGGCGCTCGACCGGGTGGTCGCGGTCACCGGCGACAAGTGGGTCGAGTGGGACGTCACAGGCGACGAGGGGCTGGAACGGGAGTACGGGGACCGCCTCCCGGTGGTGCTGCTCGACGGCAAGGAGCACGGCTACTGGCGGGTGGAGGAGGATCGGCTGCTGCGGGACCTGACCACCCCGCAGCTCTGA
- a CDS encoding AMP-binding enzyme, with the protein MRVAVCGAAPLDPTVAARFSEATGHQAHVGYGLTETAPVLTSTLVGPVAKAGSIGRPLPGVDLRLVGAAGEDLWRDGQAVPDDDPDELDISDVAPGTDPGRIVVRGPNLFAGYWPDGRGGPDADGWWGTGDIAYADSDGDLFLVDRLGELILVNGFNVYPHEVELVLAGHPGVVESAVLGVPHPRTGETVRAYVVPVQGRPVTSEDLLAHCARHLARFKCPTTVEFVGALPHSAIGKVRKTQLRSATPTDRTEVTDGK; encoded by the coding sequence GTGCGCGTGGCGGTGTGCGGCGCGGCGCCGCTGGACCCCACGGTCGCGGCGCGCTTCAGCGAGGCCACCGGCCATCAGGCGCACGTGGGGTACGGCCTCACCGAGACCGCGCCGGTGCTCACGTCCACCCTGGTCGGTCCGGTGGCCAAGGCCGGTTCGATCGGCCGGCCGCTGCCCGGTGTGGACCTGCGCCTGGTCGGTGCGGCGGGGGAGGACCTGTGGCGCGACGGCCAGGCGGTCCCCGACGACGACCCGGACGAGCTGGACATCTCCGACGTCGCCCCGGGCACCGACCCGGGGCGGATCGTCGTGCGCGGTCCCAACCTCTTCGCCGGCTACTGGCCCGACGGCCGGGGCGGCCCGGACGCCGACGGCTGGTGGGGCACCGGCGACATCGCGTACGCCGACTCCGACGGTGACCTCTTCCTGGTCGACCGGCTGGGGGAGTTGATCCTGGTCAACGGCTTCAACGTCTATCCGCACGAGGTCGAGCTGGTGCTCGCCGGGCACCCCGGGGTGGTCGAGTCGGCGGTACTGGGTGTGCCGCACCCGCGAACCGGCGAGACTGTGCGGGCGTACGTGGTGCCGGTGCAGGGCCGACCGGTGACAAGCGAGGACCTGCTCGCCCACTGCGCACGCCACCTGGCCCGGTTCAAGTGCCCGACCACGGTCGAGTTCGTCGGTGCCCTGCCGCACTCGGCGATCGGCAAGGTACGCAAGACCCAGCTCCGGTCGGCGACGCCGACCGATCGCACGGAGGTAACCGATGGCAAGTGA
- a CDS encoding ECF subfamily RNA polymerase sigma factor, BldN family: MTTFGYAERPVGLTGQTPRSPINERQAARAPLGEPHAATRGDNAAQRTRNRPHTNEPPPRPAAPGGNAMPTGGRVAAPTRPTMPSQGRRVGDAPAPVTDPAAGETAVIPVVPAEAPTTPTGFPSRPDPSDPATEVWTLVERAQAGESEAFGLIYDRYVDTVFRFVYFRVGNRQLAEDLTSDTFLRALKRIGSFTWQGRDLGAWLVTIARNLVADHFKSGRYRLEVTTGDVLDADREDRGPEGSPEAAVVEHITNVALLTAVKQLNPEQQECIVLRFLQGFSVAETARSMGKNEGAIKALQYRAVRALARLLPDGFQP; the protein is encoded by the coding sequence GTGACCACCTTCGGATACGCGGAACGCCCGGTCGGCCTGACCGGCCAGACGCCCCGCTCCCCCATCAACGAACGACAGGCGGCCCGCGCGCCACTGGGCGAGCCGCACGCCGCGACGCGCGGTGACAACGCCGCCCAGCGGACCCGCAACCGTCCGCACACCAACGAGCCACCACCAAGACCGGCGGCCCCCGGTGGCAACGCGATGCCGACGGGTGGCCGTGTCGCCGCGCCGACCCGACCGACCATGCCCTCCCAGGGCCGTCGGGTCGGCGACGCTCCGGCGCCCGTCACCGATCCGGCGGCGGGCGAGACGGCGGTGATCCCGGTGGTCCCGGCCGAAGCCCCGACCACCCCGACCGGCTTCCCCAGCCGCCCGGACCCGTCCGACCCGGCCACCGAGGTCTGGACGCTTGTGGAGCGGGCGCAGGCCGGCGAGTCCGAGGCGTTCGGCCTCATCTACGACAGGTACGTCGACACCGTCTTCCGGTTCGTCTACTTCCGGGTCGGCAACCGTCAGCTCGCCGAGGACCTCACCTCGGACACGTTCCTGCGTGCCCTCAAGCGGATCGGCAGCTTCACCTGGCAGGGCCGCGATCTCGGCGCCTGGCTGGTGACCATCGCCCGCAACCTGGTCGCGGACCACTTCAAGTCCGGCCGGTACCGGCTGGAGGTCACGACCGGCGACGTGCTCGACGCCGACCGCGAGGACCGGGGCCCGGAGGGCAGCCCGGAAGCCGCGGTGGTCGAACACATCACCAACGTCGCCCTGCTCACCGCCGTGAAGCAGCTCAACCCGGAGCAGCAGGAGTGCATCGTGCTCCGGTTCCTCCAGGGCTTCTCGGTCGCCGAGACCGCCCGCTCCATGGGCAAGAACGAGGGTGCCATCAAGGCCCTGCAGTACCGCGCCGTTCGCGCGCTTGCCCGGCTCCTGCCCGACGGCTTCCAACCGTGA